From Salmo salar chromosome ssa04, Ssal_v3.1, whole genome shotgun sequence, one genomic window encodes:
- the vdac1 gene encoding non-selective voltage-gated ion channel VDAC1: MAVPPTYVDLGKSAKDVFTKGYGFGLIKLDLKTKSENGLEFTSTGSANTETSKVAGTLETKYKWAEHGLTFTEKWNTDNTLGTEITLEDQLAKGLQFTFDSSFSPNTGKKSGKIKTGYKREHINLGCDVDYDINGTAVHGVAVVGYEGWLAGYQMTFEAGKNRVTQSNFAVGYKTDEFQLHTNVNDGTEFGGSIYQKVNDQLETAVNLAWTAGNSNTRFGIAAKYQIDADAAFSAKVNNSSLVGLGYTQTLKPGIKLTLSALLDGKNINAGGHKLGLGLEFEA; encoded by the exons aTGGCCGTTCCTCCTACCTATGTTGACCTTGGCAAGTCCGCCAAGGATGTCTTCACCAAGGGATACG GTTTTGGTCTCATCAAGCTGGACTTGAAAACCAAGTCAGAGAATGGACTG GAGTTCACCAGCACAGGCTCTGCCAACACGGAGACCAGCAAAGTGGCTGGCACCCTGGAGACCAAGTACAAGTGGGCGGAGCACGGGCTGACCTTCACTGAGAAGTGGAACACTGACAACACTCTGGGCACAGAGATCACTCTGGAGGACCAG TTGGCCAAAGGGCTTCAATTTACGTTTGATTCCTCCTTCTCGCCAAACACTGG CAAGAAGAGTGGTAAGATCAAGACCGGCTATAAGAGGGAGCACATCAACCTGGGGTGTGATGTGGACTATGACATCAACGGGACGGCAGTGCACGGCGTGGCGGTGGTGGGCTacgagggctggctggctggctaccagATGACCTTCGAGGCCGGGAAGAACAGGGTCACCCAGAGCAACTTTGCTGTGGGCTACAAGACCGACGAGTTCCAGCTCCACACGAATGT AAATGATGGCACAGAGTTTGGCGGGTCCATCTACCAGAAGGTGAACGACCAGCTGGAGACAGCAGTCAACCTGGCCTGGACCGCTGGCAACAGCAACACTCGCTTTGGCATCGCAGCCAAGTACCAGATCGATGCCGACGCAGCCTTCTCG GCCAAAGTGAACAATTCTAGTCTTGTTGGCCTGGGATACACTCAGACTCTGAAGCCTG GAATTAAGCTgaccctctctgctctcctggaTGGGAAAAACATTAATGCTGGTGGGCACAAGCTCGGTCTTGGACTCGAGTTTGAGGCATAA